From a single Erpetoichthys calabaricus chromosome 1, fErpCal1.3, whole genome shotgun sequence genomic region:
- the LOC127529046 gene encoding uncharacterized protein LOC127529046: MYPYSKQQAGATYPRRQSRPPRYLEDYDLSYAGYRVLEASSSLWPGVLHTIYQKEDYDASRMLLPQTLQAQATPNRRDLEITSPGTQNNSHRKLQLERDYEHSQSKTACLSNISPGSLRRAGPVPAPRTVYRTPVPSPRTSNAPCNYNYNEDLPRMQKQWEGDNVSNNSFNAPLSPVHEQEDPQPSQESDAMIDLMEEMVARMREMRAQSRQARIPSCSSPPRPDSLSHLNRDALPQRTPTRQHPLLHQYCVDPNTPAPTPLPRPPHQPPPQPFHQYILQPPTSTECDQYTLDHPQREYFPQAQETFYRGPKPSIPDFIHKDPSEFARLKIALTNLLPASSTELFKYQISVEHLKLEEARLIADAYLNSLYPYSDTMAALTEKYGQPHQLALKKISAVMNSPAIRNGDTEAFEKFALNVQALVGMLGTIGPEGDVELRCESHVARLLTKLPPDLRANFRRHMLHRPGATYILLDLSTWLKFEVWCHDSGGQPRQVEKHREPKCGPKPTTVLLGANQSSATETSNPSIDEPSEKKKEKPKPYCPYCENTEHFLSQCPTFQQFTKEQIIDWIKTKKRCWRCGRSHQADQFNLKTLQYM; encoded by the coding sequence ATGTATCCTTACTCCAAACAGCAAGCTGGAGCGACCTATCCAAGAAGACAGTCGCGCCCTCCGCGTTACTTAGAAGATTATGATTTAAGCTATGCAGGCTACAGGGTTCTAGAAGCATCATCTTCACTGTGGCCAGGAGTACTGCACACAATTTACCAAAAAGAGGATTATGATGCCAGCAGAATGTTGTTACCTCAAACTCTGCAAGCGCAAGCAACACCAAATCGTAGAGATCTAGAGATAACTTCACCAGGAACACAGAATAATTCTCATAGAAAGCTACAGCTTGAGAGAGACTATGAACACTCACAATCAAAGACAGCTTGCCTTTCTAATATTAGTCCTGGCTCATTAAGAAGGGCTGGACCAGTTCCTGCACCACGGACTGTCTATCGAACACCAGTGCCATCTCCTAGGACTTCAAATGCCCCTTGTAACTACAACTACAATGAGGACCTGCCAAGAATGCAGAAACAGTGGGAAGGAGATAATGTAAGTAATAACAGTTTTAATGCACCTTTATCACCTGTCCACGAGCAGGAGGATCCTCAACCTAGCCAGGAGTCTGATGCGATGATTGACCTAATGGAAGAGATGGTGGCAAGGATGCGTGAAATGAGAGCCCAAAGTAGACAAGCCAGAATTCCATCCTGCTCTTCTCCACCTAGACCAGATTCCCTTTCCCATTTGAATCGTGATGCACTTCCTCAAAGGACACCAACCAGGCAACATCCACTCTTACATCAGTACTGTGTGGATCCTAACACACCTGCTCCTACTCCTCTTCCTCGTCCGCCTCACCAGCCTCCTCCGCAGCCATTTCACCAGTATATCCTGCAACCTCCTACATCCACAGAATGTGATCAGTACACTCTTGATCATCCCCAGCGGGAGTACTTTCCACAGGCACAAGAGACCTTCTATAGGGGACCTAAACCTTCAATCCCAGACTTCATCCATAAAGATCCCAGTGAGTTTGCACGGCTCAAGATAGCTCTAACCAACCTTCTCCCTGCAAGTAGTACAGAGCTATTCAAGTACCAGATTTCGGTTGAGCACCTGAAGTTAGAGGAAGCCCGTTTAATAGCTGATGCATACCTGAACTCTCTTTACCCATATAGTGATACCATGGCAGCTCTTACTGAGAAATATGGACAACCTCATCAATTGGCTTTGAAGAAAATTTCAGCAGTCATGAACTCTCCAGCAATTCGTAATGGGGATACAGAAGCTTTTGAGAAGTTTGCTTTAAATGTGCAAGCATTAGTAGGTATGCTGGGAACCATAGGGCCTGAGGGTGACGTTGAACTCCGATGCGAATCTCATGTAGCTCGTCTGTTGACAAAGCTTCCACCAGACCTTCGGGCGAACTTCCGCAGACACATGCTGCATAGACCAGGAGCGACCTATATTTTACTTGATCTCTCAACTTGGTTAAAATTTGAAGTGTGGTGTCACGATTCAGGAGGACAGCCCAGACAAGTGGAGAAACACAGAGAACCTAAATGTGGACCAAAACCAACTACGGTCTTACTTGGAGCAAACCAAAGCTCTGCGACTGAGACTTCCAACCCTTCTATAGATGAGCCatcagagaagaagaaagaaaagcctaaACCTTACTGCCCATATTGTGAAAATACAGAGCACTTCCTTAGTCAATGTCCCACATTCCAGCAGTTCACTAAAGAGCAAATTATAGACTGGATCAAAACCAAGAAACGATGCTGGAGGTGTGGACGTTCGCATCAAGCAGATCAGTTTAATCTCAAAACCCTGCAATATATGTAA
- the LOC127528414 gene encoding uncharacterized protein LOC127528414, with amino-acid sequence MADLPLARLHLLKPAFYSTGVDCFGPFIVKVSRRNEKRWGVVFKCLTTRCVYLNIFNSVDADSFLMTLRRFIPRRGKPYELLCDQGTNFRGSNRELCEAFASLTNDLKLLLAKQKIRFQFNPPGAPHFGGAWEQEIRSIKTALNITLGSQTVTEEVLRTILVEVEGILKAKPLGYVSSNLADLDPVTPNYLLMGRPDSSLPQVVYPESDLLTRRRWRYSQVLADRFWSCFLKYYLLNLQTRQKWQKQAANLADGRVVMLLDPQLPRASWPVGRVLRVIPGADGRVRTAEVRINGRVYTRPVT; translated from the coding sequence ATGGCCGATCTGCCACTAGCCCGGCTCCATTTATTAAAGCCAGCATTCTATAGTACTGGAGTGGATTGCTTTGGGCCTTTTATTGTGAAGGTCAGCCGTCGTAATGAAAAGAGATGGGGAGTAGTATTTAAATGTCTTACAACCAGGTGTGTCTATTTGAACATATTTAATAGCGTGGATGCAGACTCTTTCTTAATGACCCTTCGACGCTTTATTCCACGACGGGGAAAACCCTATGAATTGCTTTGTGATCAAGGTACAAATTTCCGTGGAAGTAATCGAGAGTTGTGTGAGGCCTTTGCAAGTTTAACAAATGATCTTAAGTTGCTTCtggccaaacaaaaaattaggtttCAGTTCAATCCACCAGGTGCACCACATTTTGGTGGTGCTTGGGAGCAGGAGATTCGTTCGATAAAGACTGCACTTAACATAACCTTGGGGTCCCAAACAGTTACTGAAGAGGTGCTGAGGACAATTCTAGTGGAAGTAGAAGGGATCTTAAAAGCAAAACCTTTGGGGTACGTTTCTTCCAATTTAGCTGATCTTGACCCAGTGACCCCCAACTATCTGCTTATGGGGCGGCCTGACTCATCTCTTCCTCAGGTTGTCTATCCTGAATCAGATCTCTTGACTAGAAGGAGGTGGAGATACAGCCAGGTGCTGGCAGATCGTTTCTGGTCATGCTTTCTTAAGTATTACTTACTGAATCTTCAGACACGTCAGAAGTGGCAGAAACAGGCAGCTAATCTAGCAGATGGAAGGGTAGTAATGCTTCTTGATCCACAGTTACCCAGAGCTTCATGGCCTGTAGGTAGAGTGCTGCGCGTCATACCAGGAGCTGATGGACGAGTTCGAACAGCTGAAGTAAGGATTAATGGAAGAGTGTATACTCGACCTGTGACCTGA